A region from the Triticum aestivum cultivar Chinese Spring chromosome 3D, IWGSC CS RefSeq v2.1, whole genome shotgun sequence genome encodes:
- the LOC123080208 gene encoding uncharacterized protein, giving the protein MAMASIVVQVSALLLNLIAFGLAVAAEQRRSKATVTPDLAKEYDYCFYDSDVATGYGVGALLLLVAAQAVVMLASRCFCCGRGLKPGGSRACALMLFLFSWLTFLVAAACLLAGSVRNAYHTRYRGIFNGDPLSCETLRKGVFAAGAAFTFFTAILSEFYYISYSKSRDAAGGAPYGGSSIGMGPYN; this is encoded by the exons ATGGCAATGGCGTCCATCGTCGTGCAGGTGTCCGCCCTGCTCCTCAACCTCATCGCCTtcggcctcgccgtcgccgccgagcagCGCCGCAGCAAG GCCACGGTGACGCCGGATCTGGCCAAGGAGTACGACTACTGCTTCTACGACTCCGACGTCGCCACCGGCTACGGCGTCGGCgcgctgctcctcctcgtcgccgcgcAGGCCGTCGTCATGCTCGCCAGCCGGTGCTTCTGCTGCGGGCGCGGGCTCAAGCCGGGGGGCTCGCGCGCCTGCGCCCTCATGCTCTTCCTCTTCTCATG GTTGACCTTCCTCGTCGCAGCGGCGTGTTTGCTGGCGGGATCAGTCCGTAATGCATACCACACCCGGTACAGGGGGATCTTCAACGGTGACCCGCTCTCTTGCGAGACGCTGCGCAAGGGCGTCTTCGCTGCCGGTGCAGCCTTCACCTTCTTCACGGCCATCCTCAGCGAGTTCTACTACATCAGCTACTCCAAATCCCGGGATGCCGCCGGCGGCGCTCCATACGGCGGCTCCAGCATCGGCATGGGCCCTTATAATTAA